In Thermococcus profundus, the genomic stretch GGCCGAAAGTTGATTCTGCAGTGGTGATCCTTGAACCAAAGCCGCGGAAAGAGCGGATCGAACTCAGCGAAAACCTTGTGAAGGCCCTCTTCCAGCACAGGAGGAGCACTGTGGCAGCGGCACTCAAGAAGTCATCCCACATGATAGGAGCGGACAAATCGACAGTGCGGAGGATAATAGAGGGGATGCCTCACGCATCCAAGCGCGTGTTCCAGTTATCTCCGGAAGACGTTCTCGAAATCGAAAATCACATTAAGAACGAGGGAATGCCTCTGAACGGGATTAGAGAATCGTGAAGGGGAGTGGTTAAAGAGTACTTCCCTGGTAGGGCGGATAGACCTCATGAGCGGCCTTAGAAAGGTTTAAATGCCCAAAGTTGCAACGATGATCGGTGATGTTCATGATCGAAGTTGGCGAATACAAGGTTAAGGAGGGCCTTTACTACACCAAGGACCACGAGTGGGCCCAGGTCCTTGAGGATGGAACGGTTCTCGTTGGGATAAGCGACTACGCCCAGAAGGAGCTCGGCGACCTGGCTTACGTCGAGCTTCCCGAGGTCGGGGCGGAGTTCAACAAGGGGGACGTCCTCTGCGAGCTGGAGAGCGTCAAGGCCGTTTCCGAGGTCTACGCCCCGGTCAGCGGAGAGGTCATCGAGGTCAACGGGGAACTCGAGGACAGCCCGGAGCTCCTCAACGAGGATCCCTACGGAAACTGGATAGCCAAGCTCAAACCGAGCAATCTCGATGAGGAGCTCAAGGAGCTCATGGATGCGGAAGCTTATGCCGAATACCTCAAGAGCCTCTGATGGGCTCTCTCCTCTTCTCCTTATTCAGAACGTTTAAGTGCCCCTGCGCATACTTTCCTCGGTGATTCTCGTGAAAGTTTTGAAGGAATGGGACGTTAAGGTGAAGCTCGTAAAGACGAAGAGGGGAGCGATCCTGCACATGATAGAGCTCGAGCCCGGCCACTTCTACATCGAGCAGAACCCGCTGAAGGATTCAAAGTACGGTGTCGCGTACAGGAGGATAAAGGAGAACTTCCCGGAGTTCTACATGTTTTGGGAGATAAAGAACAACCGCTACACGGGAAAGCTTTTGGCCGGAGCGTTCCTTGAGAAGAAGGAGATAGACGACTTCGTTACCCAGCTGGCGAAGAGCGAGGACTACAAGAACTTTGAAGACGTAAAAGAGAAGGTTGAAGAGCTAGAAGAGTGAGCTCCGCTCTCTTTTATCATCATTTCCCGTCGGTTCAGATACCCTAGAGCTCGTCATCGCTCGTTTTCATTTTTGCAGGAGAGTTAAAAGGGTAGTGGCTCGGCCAGTATGCCCTTCCTTACCCCCGGCCACTCCGAGGCTCGTCATCACCGGCTCGTTCTACCCAAATTAGCATTGATAAACCCCTCGAAACCCTTATAACTTCTGCCCCAGAAGTTAACTTCTGGGGTGGTAGTTGTAGCTAGACACGGCCAAGCCCGAGTCCAAGTTATAACCTGTTTAACGCATCCTCATACACATTTTCAATGTCCCCCGCAACGACTCTCCACGAATAGCGGTTCTCTACGGCTTTTCTTCCAGCCTCTCCAAACTTCCCAGCAAGCTCTTTATCATGGAGAAGCTTTAAGATCGCTTCAGCGAGCGCAAACTCGTCGCCGGGCGGCACAAGGATGCCGCTTCCGCTTTCTCCAACCACCTCGGGTATCCCGCCGACGGTTGTCGTGACAACAGGAACAGCCGAGGCCATCGCTTCAAGTATGACTATACCAAAGGCCTCCGCCGTTGTCGAGGGTAGA encodes the following:
- the gcvH gene encoding glycine cleavage system protein GcvH — translated: MIEVGEYKVKEGLYYTKDHEWAQVLEDGTVLVGISDYAQKELGDLAYVELPEVGAEFNKGDVLCELESVKAVSEVYAPVSGEVIEVNGELEDSPELLNEDPYGNWIAKLKPSNLDEELKELMDAEAYAEYLKSL
- a CDS encoding DUF7132 family protein, with protein sequence MKVLKEWDVKVKLVKTKRGAILHMIELEPGHFYIEQNPLKDSKYGVAYRRIKENFPEFYMFWEIKNNRYTGKLLAGAFLEKKEIDDFVTQLAKSEDYKNFEDVKEKVEELEE